One Chloroflexota bacterium DNA segment encodes these proteins:
- a CDS encoding PDZ domain-containing protein, producing the protein MGAVPIFGAFVGTVKPGSAGERAGLQKGDVITEINLRRINNVDDLEKAVSGLSPGSRISVVFLRGEKELHAETVL; encoded by the coding sequence GTGGGAGCTGTACCTATATTCGGAGCCTTCGTAGGCACGGTGAAGCCCGGCTCGGCGGGGGAGAGGGCAGGGCTGCAAAAGGGTGACGTGATCACCGAAATCAACCTGCGTCGCATCAATAATGTCGATGACCTGGAGAAGGCAGTGTCCGGACTATCACCAGGCAGCCGGATATCAGTTGTCTTTCTCAGAGGGGAGAAGGAACTCCACGCCGAAACTGTGCTCTGA
- a CDS encoding DUF6125 family protein, whose protein sequence is MARVLKDYSGPVRPVIHLEDLDQETLVNLAGQAARAYQQIDGHWYDAVAKRYGEKIAQDLDKEVWLRNIPPTALRTLQALGHEAKDMAAILKVTQFHPAAGGCPYLYDFEVELKSPTVGIVKVTRCKAMRVYRDKGDMEFVRVMCRDWDIPMFGMTGTAIIPNVKCRPLVIPPYDAPYDKKVEGIDCMWEYTIEPEKKKK, encoded by the coding sequence ATGGCAAGAGTATTAAAGGACTATAGTGGCCCGGTACGTCCCGTTATTCATCTGGAAGACCTTGACCAGGAGACCCTGGTGAATCTGGCAGGCCAGGCTGCCAGGGCTTACCAGCAGATTGATGGTCACTGGTATGACGCTGTGGCTAAGAGATATGGAGAGAAAATAGCCCAGGATCTGGACAAAGAGGTATGGCTGAGGAATATCCCGCCGACAGCCCTGCGTACTTTGCAAGCCCTCGGACATGAGGCCAAGGATATGGCTGCCATACTGAAGGTAACTCAGTTTCATCCTGCTGCCGGTGGCTGCCCGTATCTGTACGACTTCGAGGTCGAATTGAAGAGCCCGACCGTGGGCATAGTTAAGGTCACAAGATGCAAAGCTATGCGTGTCTACAGAGATAAAGGAGACATGGAGTTCGTCAGGGTTATGTGCCGGGACTGGGACATCCCCATGTTCGGGATGACCGGCACGGCGATTATCCCCAATGTGAAATGCAGACCCCTGGTAATTCCTCCATACGATGCCCCCTACGACAAGAAGGTGGAAGGCATTGATTGCATGTGGGAGTACACTATCGAACCAGAGAAGAAGAAAAAGTAG
- a CDS encoding fumarylacetoacetate hydrolase family protein, with product MRIVRFAVQGKVKYGLLEGTIIRSLQGSPFARSSAHNYSPKLDGNAHSLDKVRLLTPCSPSKIVCLGVNYRSHAEETGLPIPPVPLIFLKPSTAVIGPDDKIVLPSLPKRRVDYEAELGIVIGRRTKDIPLERAKDCVLGYTCVNDVSERYAQKADGQWTRAKCFDTFAPIGPWIETDIDPDDLKVETHLNGELRQSGRTSDLIFGVSELISFISGVMTLLPGDVIATGTPSGIGRMNPGDVVEVKIEKIGTLRNFVVDQIQGESPWKS from the coding sequence TTGCGAATCGTCCGCTTTGCGGTTCAGGGCAAGGTCAAATATGGTTTACTGGAAGGAACTATCATCCGCAGTCTCCAAGGCAGTCCCTTCGCCCGGTCCAGTGCTCATAACTATTCCCCGAAGCTTGATGGCAATGCACATAGTCTGGACAAGGTGAGACTCCTCACCCCATGCAGTCCCTCAAAGATCGTGTGCCTGGGAGTGAACTACCGCAGCCATGCCGAAGAGACCGGACTGCCCATACCCCCTGTACCGCTCATCTTTCTCAAGCCGTCCACGGCAGTTATCGGCCCTGACGATAAGATTGTACTTCCGTCTCTGCCCAAGCGCCGCGTGGACTACGAAGCGGAGTTGGGCATCGTTATCGGCAGGCGTACAAAGGACATACCACTGGAAAGGGCAAAGGATTGTGTACTGGGCTACACCTGTGTGAACGACGTCTCAGAACGCTACGCTCAGAAGGCAGATGGCCAGTGGACGAGAGCCAAGTGTTTCGACACCTTTGCTCCGATAGGTCCCTGGATCGAGACCGATATTGACCCGGACGACCTCAAGGTAGAGACCCACCTCAATGGCGAGCTTCGTCAGTCGGGCCGCACCAGCGACCTCATATTTGGCGTATCTGAACTGATAAGCTTCATCTCAGGAGTAATGACGCTGCTGCCAGGAGACGTCATCGCCACAGGAACTCCATCAGGCATTGGCCGCATGAATCCAGGCGATGTGGTTGAAGTAAAGATAGAGAAGATCGGAACCCTGAGAAACTTCGTGGTAGACCAGATTCAAGGAGAATCCCCCTGGAAAAGCTGA
- a CDS encoding FAD-dependent oxidoreductase, with product MMIGPMEVKNRIVMSAMDPGFGIADNGCVTEQLTEFLVERARSRPGMIITGATPVHPTGTADPKTIKMVPIWEERVLPSLERMVRAVHEYDVKFGAQLNHAGLAHLPQESVCASVIPELAQFGLPLREASGDELKEYATAFATAAEQCLTVGFDFIEIHGGHGYLINTFLTPYYNRRTDDYGGSFENRIRFLLEVIQAIRGRIGHRVPLGVRLNGDDFIPQGAWRLPELCRLAPILEKEGINYINISAGAASMGTLHYTIMPMYQEQGIFAQFSQEVKKYVSIPVIVTGRIKSPVVAERIIREGKADLVVMARAQIADPEMVEKARKGDIADIRPCLAECLGCIEGILRYGEASCAVNARVGREYLLKEIEGERKAASRKVLVAGAGCAGLEAARRAAFAGHEVILCESRGRIGGQLSLAAQMPQRQEIGDILPWYERQLNKMGVEIRLNTPVNERLLDQIGPDVLVIATGSLPEVPLGFVDGLGNIKDIEPVMVDDLIEEERLTGDNVLIVGGDQIGLQAADYLSEKGKAVYVVEREAHFAEKMASSDRRFLIGRLIDKGVKRYKNVEKVEVLPNDEVWMVSGGKRERLPHIDTIVLASDRRPNAFLAEVAERKGIVTHTIGDASGVAGEGQGTVMAAITAGYDAGRQI from the coding sequence CTGATGATAGGCCCGATGGAAGTGAAGAACAGGATCGTCATGTCTGCTATGGACCCGGGATTCGGCATCGCTGACAATGGATGCGTGACTGAACAGCTCACCGAATTCCTCGTGGAGAGAGCCCGCAGTCGGCCAGGCATGATCATAACCGGCGCCACACCAGTGCACCCCACCGGCACAGCCGACCCGAAGACCATCAAGATGGTTCCTATCTGGGAAGAAAGAGTCTTGCCCAGCCTGGAACGGATGGTGAGGGCAGTTCATGAGTATGATGTCAAATTCGGAGCTCAGTTAAACCATGCAGGCCTCGCCCACCTGCCCCAGGAGTCCGTGTGCGCCTCTGTGATCCCAGAACTGGCCCAGTTTGGCCTTCCACTGAGAGAGGCCTCCGGAGATGAATTGAAAGAGTATGCCACTGCCTTCGCCACCGCAGCAGAACAATGCTTAACGGTGGGGTTCGACTTCATAGAGATTCATGGCGGACATGGCTACCTCATAAATACCTTCCTCACCCCTTACTACAACCGTAGAACTGACGATTATGGCGGCAGCTTCGAGAACAGGATCAGGTTCCTGCTGGAGGTCATACAGGCTATAAGAGGAAGGATCGGGCACAGAGTCCCTCTGGGCGTGCGGTTAAACGGCGACGATTTTATACCTCAGGGAGCCTGGCGCTTGCCGGAGCTATGCAGATTGGCCCCCATCCTGGAGAAGGAGGGCATCAACTACATCAACATATCGGCCGGGGCCGCTTCGATGGGTACCCTGCACTACACTATCATGCCTATGTATCAGGAGCAGGGGATCTTCGCTCAATTCAGCCAAGAGGTCAAGAAATACGTGTCCATTCCCGTCATAGTCACAGGGCGTATCAAGAGCCCTGTTGTGGCTGAGAGAATAATCAGGGAAGGAAAGGCAGACCTGGTGGTCATGGCCAGGGCACAGATAGCCGACCCAGAGATGGTAGAAAAGGCCAGAAAGGGGGATATCGCCGATATACGCCCCTGCCTGGCAGAGTGTTTGGGGTGTATCGAAGGAATCCTCAGGTATGGGGAGGCAAGCTGCGCTGTAAACGCCAGGGTAGGCAGAGAATACCTCCTGAAGGAGATTGAAGGCGAGAGAAAAGCTGCGTCGAGGAAAGTCCTGGTGGCCGGGGCAGGCTGTGCCGGATTGGAGGCAGCCAGAAGGGCAGCCTTCGCCGGACACGAGGTCATATTGTGCGAGAGCAGGGGCCGGATAGGTGGGCAGCTCAGCCTTGCCGCCCAAATGCCCCAGAGACAGGAAATAGGGGATATCCTCCCCTGGTATGAAAGACAGCTCAACAAAATGGGGGTGGAGATCCGCCTGAACACGCCGGTTAATGAAAGACTGCTGGACCAGATTGGACCTGATGTGCTGGTGATAGCCACCGGCAGCCTGCCCGAAGTACCGCTGGGGTTCGTCGACGGCCTGGGAAACATCAAGGATATCGAACCGGTGATGGTGGATGACCTCATAGAGGAAGAGCGATTAACAGGAGACAACGTTCTCATTGTCGGGGGCGATCAGATCGGCCTGCAAGCAGCAGACTATCTGTCAGAAAAGGGCAAGGCGGTCTATGTGGTAGAGAGAGAGGCACACTTCGCCGAGAAAATGGCTTCCAGTGACAGACGCTTCCTCATCGGAAGATTAATAGATAAGGGTGTGAAACGGTACAAAAACGTCGAGAAGGTCGAGGTCCTGCCCAACGATGAGGTCTGGATGGTCAGTGGCGGCAAGAGGGAGAGGCTGCCGCATATCGATACCATTGTTCTGGCCAGTGATAGACGTCCAAATGCGTTCCTGGCTGAAGTGGCGGAGAGGAAAGGCATTGTAACTCACACAATAGGAGACGCCAGCGGCGTTGCTGGTGAAGGACAGGGCACAGTTATGGCCGCCATCACCGCCGGATACGATGCCGGACGCCAGATTTAG
- a CDS encoding 4Fe-4S dicluster domain-containing protein, with protein sequence MATNEAYIKLAERGGHADSELLHRILEAAMTPEEARFLFELPALNADLAAKFNMSEKAVEEKIHLLARRGLVVSSRKGSRFPRDLGTLHDNILASDPKYIPAGIGKLWMDFYEAGWWREIVNGLTTLPTPALRVILPMKTAPAGVRLLPCESAEEIIKAHKDLISIRRCCCRVGAQMVDKAACKHPVFTCTQFGRRAEYDLYRGSGKKVSVDEAMTIHYSATEAGLVPTVTNMSVMEGLEFICYCCGDACLVLNPIIRAGKVAPALAPSRFLVKVDNKACNGCEECVPWCFFGAIEMKKPRGFNTAKAVINTEKCVGCGICVLKCGLGAMAMEMVKPQEFIPEILTGPSSIIH encoded by the coding sequence ATGGCAACCAATGAGGCCTATATCAAGCTGGCGGAGAGGGGTGGGCACGCTGATTCAGAGTTGCTGCACAGGATACTGGAAGCAGCCATGACGCCGGAGGAGGCCCGTTTTCTTTTTGAACTACCGGCACTGAATGCAGACTTGGCGGCCAAATTCAATATGAGCGAGAAGGCTGTTGAGGAGAAGATTCACCTGCTGGCACGAAGGGGCCTGGTAGTGTCATCAAGGAAAGGGTCCCGCTTCCCTCGTGATCTGGGAACACTTCATGACAATATACTGGCCAGTGACCCGAAGTACATTCCGGCCGGGATCGGCAAACTCTGGATGGATTTCTATGAGGCTGGCTGGTGGCGCGAGATAGTGAATGGGCTCACCACGCTGCCTACTCCTGCCCTCAGGGTAATTCTGCCCATGAAGACTGCGCCGGCGGGTGTAAGGCTTTTGCCTTGTGAGAGTGCTGAGGAGATAATCAAGGCTCATAAAGACCTGATCAGCATACGCCGCTGCTGCTGCCGGGTGGGGGCCCAGATGGTGGATAAGGCGGCGTGTAAACACCCGGTGTTCACCTGCACGCAGTTTGGACGGAGGGCAGAATATGATCTGTACCGGGGCAGTGGGAAGAAGGTTTCCGTCGATGAGGCCATGACCATTCACTATTCCGCTACCGAGGCGGGATTGGTGCCCACAGTGACCAATATGTCCGTCATGGAGGGTTTGGAGTTTATCTGCTACTGCTGTGGCGATGCCTGTCTGGTACTGAACCCCATTATTCGGGCTGGCAAGGTAGCCCCGGCTCTTGCCCCCAGCCGTTTCCTGGTTAAGGTGGATAACAAGGCCTGCAATGGCTGTGAGGAATGTGTGCCCTGGTGCTTTTTTGGCGCTATTGAGATGAAGAAGCCCCGCGGCTTCAACACAGCGAAGGCCGTTATCAATACTGAGAAATGTGTTGGCTGTGGCATTTGTGTCCTCAAGTGTGGGCTGGGAGCCATGGCAATGGAGATGGTGAAACCTCAGGAGTTTATCCCTGAGATCCTGACTGGGCCGTCATCTATCATTCACTGA
- a CDS encoding nuclear transport factor 2 family protein — MKNLEARIERLERIIAAREDIESIRELKYKYFRCLDTKRWNELAECFTEDAVTSYSDGKYQFQGVSAIIEFLSGALGQTQITFHHGHHPEIELTSETTARGTWALEDYLVDCKRNRGERAAAFYQDEYAKVNGKWKIKSTGYRHVFQERWDRGESKSLKLTANMHASSEKQG; from the coding sequence ATGAAGAATTTGGAAGCCAGAATAGAGAGACTGGAGCGTATCATAGCTGCCAGGGAGGATATTGAGTCCATCAGAGAGCTGAAGTACAAGTACTTCCGCTGTCTGGACACCAAAAGATGGAATGAGCTGGCGGAGTGTTTCACGGAAGATGCAGTCACCAGCTATTCCGATGGGAAATATCAGTTCCAGGGCGTATCTGCGATCATCGAGTTTCTCAGCGGGGCCCTGGGCCAGACACAGATCACGTTTCATCACGGGCACCACCCGGAGATCGAATTGACCAGTGAGACGACGGCCAGAGGCACTTGGGCCCTGGAGGACTATCTCGTTGACTGTAAAAGGAACCGCGGCGAGAGAGCGGCTGCCTTCTATCAGGATGAGTATGCGAAGGTGAACGGAAAGTGGAAGATAAAATCCACCGGGTACAGGCACGTCTTTCAGGAGAGGTGGGATAGAGGGGAATCCAAGAGTTTGAAGCTCACGGCGAACATGCATGCATCGTCAGAAAAGCAAGGGTGA
- a CDS encoding FAD-binding protein produces the protein MIKHVKIPDRWDLEVDLVAAGSSTGGLTAAIMGHDLGLKTVVLEKADVLGGGTALSGGVIWIPFNQHMLADGISDSRDEALMYIRRVSMGHHDEALLAAYLDNGAEMVRYVEEHTPLKMAVETDASRTEYCADVPGGKCMGRKIWPDPKIMPPILEQAEKAHPIVARVRKDPVKYLIGPRPPWVQGRALIGSLVLGCVDRGIEILTNVRGKELIVHDGRVIGLLAERGGRDFYVKGKKGVLLATGGFEWNEEMNKRFIYSPPLHAYTAPSNEGDGHIMGMEVGAAVALMDHSIFQPGFNLPGEVVEGGKPFYRPFIYGYPNMIMVNRFGKRCCDESFYPDMGRSFLVYDRISGEFANWPIFWICDQAFRDYMPVMNLKRGTEIAEWMKRGETLPDLANALGIPADNLVETVARFNKFAKEGKDPDFHRGESTFDLQWGEAVFPGRGAASVLGPLEKPPFYGVKLGLTTAGNLGGLITNSDAQVIDVRGSVIPGLYCTSNTQAMLPLGHHYDSGAAQGKSMIFGYVAARHMARGAAKPK, from the coding sequence ATGATCAAGCATGTCAAGATTCCTGACAGATGGGACTTGGAAGTGGATCTGGTGGCGGCTGGATCGAGCACCGGCGGGCTCACTGCTGCCATCATGGGCCATGACCTGGGTCTCAAGACTGTAGTTCTGGAAAAGGCAGATGTCCTTGGCGGAGGCACTGCCCTTTCGGGAGGCGTCATCTGGATACCGTTCAACCAGCACATGCTGGCGGACGGCATCAGCGATTCCCGCGATGAAGCACTGATGTATATCCGCCGGGTGAGCATGGGACACCATGATGAGGCGCTTCTGGCTGCCTATCTGGATAACGGTGCGGAGATGGTTCGCTATGTGGAGGAACACACCCCTTTGAAGATGGCGGTGGAAACCGATGCCAGTCGCACCGAATATTGTGCGGATGTCCCCGGCGGGAAATGCATGGGACGCAAGATCTGGCCTGATCCCAAGATCATGCCGCCGATACTGGAGCAGGCGGAGAAGGCTCATCCTATAGTTGCCAGGGTACGTAAGGACCCGGTCAAATATCTTATCGGGCCGCGTCCTCCCTGGGTCCAGGGGAGGGCCCTCATAGGCAGTCTCGTTCTAGGCTGTGTCGACCGGGGTATCGAGATACTCACCAATGTTCGGGGCAAAGAGTTGATAGTCCATGATGGTAGAGTAATCGGATTGCTGGCAGAGCGCGGCGGACGTGACTTCTATGTGAAGGGCAAGAAGGGAGTTCTGCTGGCCACCGGCGGCTTTGAGTGGAATGAGGAAATGAACAAGAGATTCATCTACTCTCCACCCTTGCATGCCTACACGGCACCTTCCAACGAGGGAGACGGTCATATTATGGGAATGGAGGTTGGCGCTGCCGTTGCACTCATGGATCATAGTATCTTCCAGCCCGGGTTCAATCTTCCCGGCGAAGTCGTAGAGGGGGGCAAGCCGTTCTACCGCCCTTTCATCTATGGCTATCCGAATATGATCATGGTGAACCGCTTTGGCAAGCGCTGCTGTGATGAGTCCTTCTATCCGGATATGGGCAGATCCTTCCTCGTCTATGATCGAATCAGCGGGGAGTTTGCGAACTGGCCGATATTCTGGATATGTGATCAGGCCTTCAGGGATTATATGCCGGTGATGAACCTGAAGAGAGGCACTGAAATTGCCGAGTGGATGAAGCGCGGTGAGACACTGCCGGATCTGGCCAATGCGCTGGGCATTCCAGCCGATAATCTGGTGGAGACTGTAGCGCGATTCAACAAATTTGCCAAAGAGGGGAAGGACCCCGACTTCCATCGTGGAGAGAGCACCTTCGACCTTCAGTGGGGCGAAGCCGTGTTCCCCGGCCGTGGGGCAGCCTCTGTCCTGGGTCCGCTGGAGAAACCGCCATTCTATGGTGTCAAGTTGGGCTTGACCACAGCGGGTAACCTGGGAGGATTGATAACCAACAGTGATGCCCAGGTGATCGACGTTCGAGGGAGTGTCATACCCGGCTTGTACTGTACCAGCAATACGCAGGCTATGCTGCCATTGGGGCACCACTACGACAGCGGTGCGGCCCAGGGCAAGAGCATGATCTTCGGCTATGTTGCTGCCAGGCACATGGCCCGGGGAGCGGCGAAACCGAAGTAG
- a CDS encoding NAD(P)-dependent oxidoreductase, which produces MKTIQNEKILITGPTGQIAFPLAVELARNNEVWGIARFKDQAKRQRLEALGIITRAVDLSNPDFHELPDDFTCVIHLAAFIGGKPNFDRALSVNAEGTGLLMSHCRKARAFFSMSTCSIYGLPEDPYHPVKESDPLCGDPLPQSPTYAVSKTAQEAVARFAARLWNLPTTIARMNVSYGPNGGLPAYQFDSMLADKPIPILADRPSVCSPIHQDDINAQIAGLLAAASVPATIVNWGGDDPVDVETYCGYMGEIAGLNPKFQRIRDAVRQTVTDNTRRRELVGDCRVQWREGMRQMIAARHPELKLTA; this is translated from the coding sequence ATGAAAACGATTCAGAATGAGAAAATCCTGATCACTGGCCCCACGGGTCAGATTGCCTTTCCCTTGGCTGTAGAGCTTGCCAGGAACAATGAGGTCTGGGGGATCGCGCGGTTCAAGGACCAGGCCAAGCGGCAGCGGCTGGAGGCGTTGGGAATCATCACGCGCGCCGTGGACCTGTCCAATCCGGATTTTCACGAACTGCCAGATGACTTCACTTGCGTTATTCATCTTGCTGCCTTCATAGGAGGCAAGCCCAACTTCGACCGCGCCTTGAGCGTTAATGCCGAGGGGACGGGTCTCCTGATGAGCCATTGTCGCAAGGCACGCGCCTTCTTTAGCATGTCAACCTGCTCAATCTATGGCCTGCCGGAAGATCCTTACCACCCGGTCAAGGAGTCAGACCCACTATGCGGGGACCCACTGCCACAATCTCCTACGTATGCCGTCTCGAAGACGGCGCAGGAAGCGGTGGCAAGATTTGCGGCGCGCCTGTGGAATCTGCCTACCACAATTGCAAGGATGAATGTTTCTTATGGGCCAAACGGAGGGTTACCTGCATACCAGTTCGATTCGATGCTGGCTGATAAGCCAATCCCGATTTTGGCAGATCGGCCTTCGGTGTGCAGTCCCATTCACCAGGATGATATCAATGCCCAGATTGCAGGATTGCTCGCCGCGGCGAGCGTTCCGGCCACGATCGTCAATTGGGGAGGAGACGATCCGGTGGATGTGGAGACCTACTGCGGTTACATGGGAGAGATTGCAGGACTGAACCCCAAGTTTCAGCGCATCCGTGATGCCGTCAGACAGACAGTGACTGATAACACCCGCCGCAGAGAGTTGGTTGGCGATTGCCGGGTGCAATGGCGGGAGGGGATGCGTCAGATGATTGCAGCACGCCATCCCGAACTGAAACTGACGGCCTAG